A stretch of Heptranchias perlo isolate sHepPer1 chromosome 1, sHepPer1.hap1, whole genome shotgun sequence DNA encodes these proteins:
- the LOC137330725 gene encoding LOW QUALITY PROTEIN: cyclin-O (The sequence of the model RefSeq protein was modified relative to this genomic sequence to represent the inferred CDS: deleted 1 base in 1 codon) — protein MVANAMGEEPSLQSVLSQFSPTKRKRLGAMNEDVTPEERAETIPGSANTRAPVKRPKYPRYRKQSTVSSGCDSGICVDESPCSSPADTDCASPALRNSWSSPGLTTQLDLQIFREYGEKCYDLKRESEKKFHPRNCLARQPQVTAEDRCKLVSWLIPVHRYFNFSFESMCLTVNIMDRFLQTTPVASDCFQLVGITSLLLACKQVEVYPPRIKQLLALCCDAFTREQLRNLECIILIKLNFELATPSLDFFLEYFTNTSVEHQQPHSRAASIGRLARRLAELSFADYSFNGYPPSLLAISALSLADRMLHPEECIDLQLSDYPPCMLEDCVERLKLLVALNEESLASLQAFEPTDRSSALNYEMFRNSLHCSHTYTPFPSLEHYINVS, from the exons ATGGTTGCAAACGCGATGGGCGAAGAACCTTCTCTGCAGTCGGTGCTGAGCCAGTTCAGCCCCACTAAAAGAAAGCGACTGGGCGCTATGAATGAGGATGTTACTCCCGAAGAGAGGGCTGAAACGATCCCTGGCAGCGCCAATACCAGAGCGCCGGTTAAAAGACCCAAATACCCAAGATACAGAAAACAGAGTACAGTTTCCAGCGGATGTGACAGTGGTATTTGTGTTGACGAGTCACCTTGTTCGAGCCCTGCAGATACAGACTGTGCTAGTCCTGCTCTTAGAAACAGCTGGTCCTCTCCCGGGCTGACAACTCAACTTGATTTACAAATTTTTAGAGAATACGGGGAGAAATGTTACGATTTAAAACGAGAATCTGAGAAGAAATTTCATCCCCGGAATTGCCTGGCACGTCAGCCCCAG GTAACTGCAGAAGACCGATGTAAACTCGTTAGCTGGCTGATTCCAGTTCACAGATACTTTAACTTCTCCTTTGAATCTATGTGCCTCACTGTGAACATCATGGACCGTTTCCTTCAAACAACACCCGTGGCTTCGGATTGTTTCCAGCTTGTTGGAATAACTTCGCTTCTCCTTGCATGTAAACAA GTTGAAGTTTACCCTCCCAGAATTAAACAGTTGCTGGCTCTGTGCTGTGACGCTTTTACCCGTGAGCAGCTCCGTAATCTGGAGTGCATCATCCTAATCAAACTCAATTTCGAGCTGGCAACGCCGAGTTTGGACTTTTTCTTGGAGTATTTCACCAACACGAGTGTGGAGCACCAGCAACCACACAGCCGGGCCGCCAGCATTGGGCGGCTGGCCAGGCGCCTTGCCGAGCTCAGCTTCGCTGATTACTCCTTCAACGGGTATCCGCCCTCCCTGCTGGCCATCTCTGCCCTCAGTTTGGCCGATCGTATGTTACATCCTGAGGAATGTATCGACCTACAGCTCAGCGATTACCCGCCCTGCATGCTGGAGGactgtgtggagagactgaagttgCTGGTGGCTTTGAACGAAGAGTCATTGGCATCCTTACAGGCCTTTGAGCCGACAGAT AGGAGTTCAGCACTGAATTATGAAATGTTTCGTAACTCCTTACACTGCAGTCACACTTATACCCCCTTCCCCTCCTTAGAGCATTACATCAATGTTAGCTAA